TCCTGCGCACCGAGGACGGTGGCCAGAGCTGGACGCCATTTCAGGATCGAACCGACAACCCTCAAGGTTTCCACCTCAATGCCATCGCTTCCACCGGCGACGCGTTGTACATCGCTGGCGAACAAGGCCTGTTGCTCAAATGGGATGACAACACCCAACGCTTCGCTGCCGTGCCGACGCCTTATCAAGGCAGCTTTTTCGGCGTGCTCGGCAAGCCTGGCGAAGTGCTCGTCTATGGGTTGCGCGGCACCGTCCTGCGTAGCACCGATGGCGGCCATGACTGGACGGCACTCGACACCGGGCTGCACACCAGCATCACCGCTGGCCTGATCGATGCCCGTGGCAATTACGGCCTGTTCACCCAAGGTGGGCAGATGCTGGTCAGCCGGGGCACGGGTGCGCAATTGCGCCTGCTGCGCCAACCGGTGCCGACCCCGGTCGCCGGTGCCACCCAGTCCGCCGCGGGTGCGTTAGTGGTCGCGGGCAGCCGTGGTGCCCAAACGCTAGCCCTCGAACCCTAAGAGCGAGAACCCTGACATGGGCACTATCAAACAAGACGCCATGCCGGTCATCCGCGAGCTGCGGGATTTCGACCGGCACTCCGGCAACCTCCTCGAACGGCTGGTGTTCAACTACCGCCCGCTGTTCATGCTGCTGATGGCACTGGCCACCGTGGTGCTGGGCTTCATGGCCGTGACACGCCAGGAGCTGCGCCCCAGCTTCGAAAAAATGATTCCGCAGAGCCAACCGTACATCCAGAATTTCCTGGAGAACCGCCAGTCGCTGCGGGGCTTGGGCAACTCGGTGCGCGTGGTGGTCGAGAACACCCAGGGTGATATTTTCGACCCCGCCTACCTCGACGTACTCAAGCAGGTCAATGACCAGTTGTTTCTCAGCGAGGGCGTCGACCGCGCGTGGATGAAATCCCTGTGGAGCCCGTCGGTGCGCTGGACCGAAGTCACCGAAGAAGGTTTCCAGGGTGGTCCGGTGATGCCCGATACCTATTCCGGGCAGCCTGAACAAATCGAACAACTGCGCCAGAACATTTCCCGCGCCGGCCTGGTTGGCAGCCTGGTGGCCAGCGACTTCAAGTCGAGCATGTTGATCGTACCGCTGCTGGACAAAGCCGCCGCCGGTGGTCAGCCCATCAACTATCACGCGTTCTCGCGGATGCTCGAGGAGCAGTTGCGCGACAAGATCGAGTTCGTCGGCGACAGCGCGGCGCGCAAATCCGGAGAAGAGGGCAAGGGCCATTACAAGGTTCGGGTCATCGGTTTCGCCAAACTGATGGGCGACCTGATCGATGGCCTGATTCAGGTGATGATGTTTTTCGGCCTGGCGGTCATCACTTCGCTGGCGATCATCTACGCGTACACCCGTTGTGTGCGCAGTACGTTGCTGGTGGTCGGCTGCTCGCTGATTGCAGTGGTCTGGCAACTGGGCATCGTCGCCTGGCTCGGTTATTCCATCGACCCGTACTCGGTGCTGGTGCCGTTTTTGATCTTCGCCATTGGCGTGTCCCACGCCGCACAGAAGATGAACGGCATCATGCAGGACATCGCCCGTGGCACTCATAGACTGATCGCCGCGCGCTATACCTTCCGCCGCTTGTTCATCGCCGGCGTCACCGCGTTGCTGGCCGATGCTGTGGGTTTCGCGGTGCTGATGCTGATCGACATTCCGGTGATCCAGGACCTGGCGGTCACCGCCAGTATCGGTGTTGCCGTGCTGATCTTTACTTCGCTGTTGCTGATGCCGGTGGCGCTGTCCTATGTCGGTGTTGGCGCCAAGGCCGCGGAACGCGCGCTGAAGATCGACACCCGCGCCGAACACCACAGGGGTTTCGGCAAACTCTGGGACCTGCTCGACCGCTTCACCACCCCCCAGTGGGCGACCGGCGCAGTTCTGGTCGCTGTGCTGATGGGCATCGGCGGCTTCATCGTCAGCCTCAACCTGAAGATCGGCGATCTCGAAAGCGGTGCGCCTGAGCTGCGTGCCGACTCGCGTTACAACCGCGACAACGCCTACATCACCCAGCATTACGCGCTGTCCAGCGACCTGTTCGCGGTGATGATCAAAACCCCGCCGGAAGGCTGCCTGAACTACAAGACGTTAGTCCTTGCCGATCGTCTGGCCTGGGAGCTGCAACAGTATCCGGGCGTGCAGGCGACGACCTCGTTGGTCAACGCCGTGCGCCAGATCACCGCCGGCACCTATGAAGGCAACCCCAAGCTCAACAGCATCCAGCGCAACCAGGACGTGCTCAACTACGCCGCGCAGCAAGCCTCGGTCAACTCGCCTGAGCTGTTCAACAACAACTGCTCGCTGATGCCGGTGATCACGTTCCTCAAGGATCACAAGGCTGAAACGTTGGACGCGGTGGTGGCGATTGCCGACAGGTTCGCCAGGGAAAACAGCACCGAAGAGCGTCAGTTCCTGTTGGCGGCCGGCAGCGCTGGCATCGAAGCGGCGACCAACATCGTCGTGCGCGAAGCCAATCGCACCATGTTGCTGTACGTCTACGCGGCAGTGACGCTGTTTTGCCTGATCACCTTCCGCAGCTGGCGCGCCACGCTGGTGGCGCTGTTGCCGCTGGTGCTGACCTCGATCCTCTGCGAAGCGCTGATGGTCGCCATGGGTATCGGCGTAAAGGTGGCGACCTTGCCGGTGATCGCCCTCGGCGTGGGCATCGGTGTTGACTACGCCTTGTACCTGCTCAGCGTGCAACTGCACTTCCAGCGCCAGGGCTTGCCGCTGTCCCAGGCCTACCGCAATGCGGTGTCCTTCACCGGCCGGGTGGTCGGGCTGGTGGGCATCACCCTGGCGGCCGGCGTGGTGTGCTGGGTCTGGTCGCCGATCCAGTTCCAGGCCGACATGGGCATCCTGCTGACCTTCATGTTCCTGTGGAACATGCTCGGCGCGCTGATCCTGATTCCTGCCCTGTCTTATTTCCTGCTGCGCGAACGAGCGATTGAGCCCGGTCCTGTTGCGCAGGGCGATCACACCGAAATCTCTCAACGTCCTGGCATGCCCCATGCCCTGACCACTTCCGAGTAAGCCAACGATGTCTGACTACAAAGCTCCTTTGCGTGACATGCACTTCGTACTCAACGAGGTTTTCCAGGTGTCCCGGTTGTGGGCCAGATTGCCTGGCCTGGCCGAGGTGATCGATGAAGAAACAGCTGCCGCAATTCTTGAAGAGGCTGGCAGGATCAGCGCCGAAGTGATAGCACCGCTGAACCGCAGCAGTGATGAACAGGGCTGCACCTGGAGCAATGGCTCGGTGACGGCACCGGACGGTTTTGCCGCCGCGTACAAGGCTTTTGCCGAAGGTGGCTGGGTCGGCGTAGGCGGCAATCCGCAGTTCGGTGGCATGGGCATGCCCAAGGCCATTTCGGCGCAGGTCGAAGAAATGGTCAATTCGGCGAGTCTGTCCTTCGGCCTGTACCCGATGCTGACGGCCGGCGCGTGCCTGTCGATCAATGCTCACGCCAGCGAAGTACTGAAAGCCACCTACTTGCCGAACCTCTATGACGGCACCTGGACCGGCTCGATGTGCCTGACCGAAGCGCATGCCGGCACCGACCTGGGCCTGATCCGCACCCGAGCCGAACCTCAGGCCGACGGCAGTTTCAGGATCAGCGGCAGCAAGATCTTCATCACCGGCGGTGAACACGACCTGACCGAAAACATCATTCACCTGGTACTGGCGCGGTTGCCGGATGCGCCGGCGGGGCCGAAAGGCATTTCGCTGTTCCTGGTGCCCAAGGTGCTGGTCAATGCCGATGGCACGCTGGGCGAGCTCAACTCGCTGTCCTGCGGTTCCATCGAACACAAGATGGGCATCAAGGCGTCCGCCACGTGCGTGATGAACTTTGACGGTGCCACCGGCTGGATCGTCGACGCACCGAACAAAGGGTTGGCGGCGATGTTCACCATGATGAATTACGAACGTCTGGGCGTGGGGATCCAGGGCCTGGCGCAAGGCGAGCGTTCGTACCAGAACGCCGTCGAATACGCCCGTGACCGTCTGCAAAGCCGTGCGCCGACAGGTGCGCAGAACAAGGACAAAGCCGCCGATCCGATCATCGTTCACCCGGATGTACGACGGATGTTGTTGACCATGAAGGCCTTGAACGAAGGCGGGCGGGCATTCTCCAGTTATGTCGCGCTGCAACTGGATACCGCCCGGTACAGCGATGACGCGGCAACCCGCACCCGCGCCCAGGAACTGGTGTCGCTGCTGACCCCGGTCGCCAAGGCGTTCCTCACCGACATGGGGCTGGAAACCACCGTGCACGGCCAACAGATCTTCGGCGGCCATGGCTACATCCGCGAATGGGGCCAGGAGCAATTGGTTCGCGATGTGCGCATCACCCAGATCTACGAAGGCACCAACGGGATCCAGTCGCTGGACCTGGCCGGGCGCAAAATTGTCGGCAGCGGTGGGGCGCTCTACCGGCTGTTCGCGTCGGAAATCCGCAACTTCACCGCCAATGCCTGCGCGGACCTCGGCGAGTTCACCAGGCCGTTGAACGCCGCCGTCGACACCCTCGACGAATTGACCGCTTGGCTGCTGGATCGAGCCCAGAACAACCCAAATGAAATCGGCGCGGCCTCGGTCGAGTACCTGCACGTGTTCGGCTACACCGCGTACGCCTACATGTGGACGCGAATGGCCAAAGCCGCCATGAGCACGCATTCCAAAGATGCTTTCTATGCCAGCAAACTGGCCACCGCGCGCTTCTACTTCGCCCGTCTGCTGCCACGCATCCACTCGTTGAGCGCGTCGGCCAAGGCTGGCAGCGAATGCCTCTATCAACTGGATGCAGAGCAGTTTTGAGCCCACGTAAAAAGGACCGGGAACCCAACCATTATGGCGACAAAAATAATACCGCCCGCCGACGGTGCCTACGCCTATCCCTTGCTGATCAAGCAATTGTTGTTGTCCGGCGTGCGCTACGGGCCGGGCCGGGAAATCGTCTATGCCGACAAGTTGCGCTACAGCTACCAGACCCTCAACCAGCGGATCCGCAGGCTGGCCAACGCCTTGACCACTGCCGGCGTCAAGGCCGGGGATACGGTCGCCCTGCTCGACTGGGACAGTCATCGCTACCTGGAATGTTTCTTTGCCGTGCCGATGATCGGCGCGGTGCTGCACACCGTGAACATCCGTCTTTCGCCGGATCAGGTGCTCTTCACCATGAACCATGCCGAGGACGACCTGGTGCTGGTGCATGACGATTTTCTGCCTCTGGTTGAACAGATTCAGGGGCAGCTCAACACCGTCACAGGTTACCTGCAGCTGACGGACGACATAGCAACCCAGACATCGCTACCGGTGCTGGGCGAATATGAAAACCTGTTGGCCGGGTCGGCCGACCAGTACGACTTTCCCGATTTCGATGAAAACTCTGTCGCGACCCTGTTCTACACCACGGGCACCACTGGCGCCCCCAAAGGCGTGTATTTCACCCACCGCCAATTGGTCTTGCACACCTTGAATGCCGTTGGCACTTTGGGCGTCTATCAGGGGCTGCCGCTGCTGCGTTCCGATGATGTCTACATGCCGATCACACCGATGTTCCACGTGCATGCCTGGGGTGTGCCCTATGTCGCCACCCTGATGGGGATCAAACAGGTATACCCCGGCCGCTACGAGCCCAACAGCCTGGTCAGGCTGTATCGAGAGGAGAAGGTCACGTTCTCCCACTGTGTGCCGACCCTTCTGCAAATGATCCTGAACTGCGAGGAAGCGCAATGGACTCGTTTCGATGGCTGGAAAATGCTCCTGGGCGGCAGCGCATTAACCTTGGGTATTGCCAGCGAAGCGAGTGCCAAAGGGATGCACGTACACAGCGGGTACGGCATGTCGGAAACCTGCCCGTTGCTGTGCCTGACTTACCTGCGTGACGAAGACCTCGAACAATCCACGCAAGCCCAATTGGCCACCCGCATCAAGACGGGTATGCCGGTGCCGATGGTTGACCTGAGAATCATCGATGCCAATGGCAATGACGTTGCCCATGACGGCGAGTCCCTGGGCGAGATCGTGGTGCGCGCGCCCTGGCTGACCCAAGGCTATTTGAAGGCGCCCGAAAAGGGTGCCGAGTTGTGGCACAACGGATGGCTGCACACCGGCGACATGGCCTCTATCGACGCCTTGGGTGGAGTGGAAATCAAGGATCGCATCAAAGATGTGATCAAGACGGGCGGGGAGTGGATCAGCTCACTGGAACTGGAGAGCCTGATCAGCGAGCACCAGGCCGTCATGTCGGTCGCGGTGGTGGGCATTGCCGACGAGCAATGGGGCGAACGGCCGATGGCGCTGGTGGTGTGCGAGCCCGGGCAATACCTCGACCGCAAGATGCTGGAGGCGCACCTGCAAGGGTTTGTCGAGCGTGGCCGTATCAATAAATGGGCGATCCCCAAGCAGTTCAAGTTCGTTGCCGAGATTCCTAAAACCAGCGTCGGGAAGATTGACAAGAAGCTCATCCGGCAAAGCGAATCGAACTGAAAGGCGCGGCGGAGCCAGGTCTACCCTGACTGCTCATGGATCAGTCAAAAGGGATCAGGCATCCAGATGCTTGATCCCTTTTTTGCTTCAGGTCTGCGTAAATATCACGCCAAGGCTCAGGGCAAGTAGCCAGCAACCTGCACGAGATGGTTGTCCTGCGCCGCAACGATAAGATGCATGGGTACATGGGGTTGCTCATCCACTGACGTGACCTCGAACCCACCCACCACCAGCGGCTGTCGTTCACACATTTCGGTCGACTCTCCCGCCAGTTTTTTCGCCATTTTCGCGTGGTTCGCTGCGATTTCATTGAGAGTTGACACGTTACATCTCCGGGTGCTGGACCCAGCGTAGCGCTGGTGCCCATAAATATTGATTGATTGGCCGCCACGTCAGAATTCCGTCGTTCCGGGGCGGTTACGGCCAGCGTTTGCAAAGCCTGAGCCAAAGGTGGTTACAGTTTCTTGACGGGGGTTTTCAGGCGACGAATGGTGGTCGGTTGCGGGTTATGAATCAGGCGTAAACTGGCAGGGCTACTTCATCAAAAGGAGCCGCACTATGACTGCCGACCCAACCACCGCACAGACGTCCGCGGACAAAGCCGTGTGGGATCAATATTTCTGCGCTGCGCTGATTGCGGAAAGCCATCTGACGGCGCCAGTTGTGGGAGGGGCCACTCATGAGGACAGGCAGAATCTGTTGATTGAAAGAGCCAAGGCCCTCGCTGACAAAATGATGGATACCCGCCCATAAATGAGAAAGCCCGACCTTATTGAGGTTGGGCTTTTTCGTGTTTGTCTTAACCTGAAGTGAACAGCTGACGGATCAGGTTCGGTGTACTACCGGTCCAGCGCTTGAACGAACGCCGGAAATTCGCCGCATCGTTAAAGCTCAAATACTCCGCGACTTCCTCGTTGCTGAACCCCTTGATCTGATACAGGTACAGCGCCACATGCTTGCGCACTCGATCCACCTGTTGCTGAAAACCGGTGTCGTGCTTTTGCAGTTTGCGTTTGAGCGTGGCGGGGCTCATGGCGAAGGCCTGAGCGGCTTGTTCCAGGCTCGGGGCTTGTCGTATATGGGTTTGCAGGTAGCGATAGAGGCAGTCGACGAAGCTTGAGGCAAAGCCCAGTTGTTCGATTTGTCCTTGGGCTTCCTGACGGGCGACCTGGCTGGCGGTGGCCGACGCGGCGGGCCAGGCGAGCGTGAGGTATTCCCGTGGGATGCGCATCAGGTCCAGTGGGCGGTTGAACTGGGTGTGCTCGCCCAGATGCACCCAGTATTGCTCGACGTAACGTGGCTCGGCATGGCTGAAGCTGCATTCCCACGGCAGGCGTTGGCCGCTCTGTGAGCGGCTCATGGCGACGATGGAGGTCATGCTCGCTTCCAGCAGAAAACGCCATTGTTCGCCCGCGCCGCAACTGTCCAGCCAATAGAACCAGGCGTGCTTTTCATCCAGCACCAACCGCGGCGTTGCGAGCGGGCTGAGCAGCGCCTGTTGCTGCACCAGTGTGTCGAGTGCCTGGTGCAGGTTTTGTGCGTGGCGCAAGGCATGGCTGGCCGGTCCGTAATGCCCCGGCAGCAA
This DNA window, taken from Pseudomonas fluorescens NCIMB 11764, encodes the following:
- a CDS encoding efflux RND transporter permease subunit translates to MGTIKQDAMPVIRELRDFDRHSGNLLERLVFNYRPLFMLLMALATVVLGFMAVTRQELRPSFEKMIPQSQPYIQNFLENRQSLRGLGNSVRVVVENTQGDIFDPAYLDVLKQVNDQLFLSEGVDRAWMKSLWSPSVRWTEVTEEGFQGGPVMPDTYSGQPEQIEQLRQNISRAGLVGSLVASDFKSSMLIVPLLDKAAAGGQPINYHAFSRMLEEQLRDKIEFVGDSAARKSGEEGKGHYKVRVIGFAKLMGDLIDGLIQVMMFFGLAVITSLAIIYAYTRCVRSTLLVVGCSLIAVVWQLGIVAWLGYSIDPYSVLVPFLIFAIGVSHAAQKMNGIMQDIARGTHRLIAARYTFRRLFIAGVTALLADAVGFAVLMLIDIPVIQDLAVTASIGVAVLIFTSLLLMPVALSYVGVGAKAAERALKIDTRAEHHRGFGKLWDLLDRFTTPQWATGAVLVAVLMGIGGFIVSLNLKIGDLESGAPELRADSRYNRDNAYITQHYALSSDLFAVMIKTPPEGCLNYKTLVLADRLAWELQQYPGVQATTSLVNAVRQITAGTYEGNPKLNSIQRNQDVLNYAAQQASVNSPELFNNNCSLMPVITFLKDHKAETLDAVVAIADRFARENSTEERQFLLAAGSAGIEAATNIVVREANRTMLLYVYAAVTLFCLITFRSWRATLVALLPLVLTSILCEALMVAMGIGVKVATLPVIALGVGIGVDYALYLLSVQLHFQRQGLPLSQAYRNAVSFTGRVVGLVGITLAAGVVCWVWSPIQFQADMGILLTFMFLWNMLGALILIPALSYFLLRERAIEPGPVAQGDHTEISQRPGMPHALTTSE
- a CDS encoding acyl-CoA dehydrogenase C-terminal domain-containing protein, which codes for MSDYKAPLRDMHFVLNEVFQVSRLWARLPGLAEVIDEETAAAILEEAGRISAEVIAPLNRSSDEQGCTWSNGSVTAPDGFAAAYKAFAEGGWVGVGGNPQFGGMGMPKAISAQVEEMVNSASLSFGLYPMLTAGACLSINAHASEVLKATYLPNLYDGTWTGSMCLTEAHAGTDLGLIRTRAEPQADGSFRISGSKIFITGGEHDLTENIIHLVLARLPDAPAGPKGISLFLVPKVLVNADGTLGELNSLSCGSIEHKMGIKASATCVMNFDGATGWIVDAPNKGLAAMFTMMNYERLGVGIQGLAQGERSYQNAVEYARDRLQSRAPTGAQNKDKAADPIIVHPDVRRMLLTMKALNEGGRAFSSYVALQLDTARYSDDAATRTRAQELVSLLTPVAKAFLTDMGLETTVHGQQIFGGHGYIREWGQEQLVRDVRITQIYEGTNGIQSLDLAGRKIVGSGGALYRLFASEIRNFTANACADLGEFTRPLNAAVDTLDELTAWLLDRAQNNPNEIGAASVEYLHVFGYTAYAYMWTRMAKAAMSTHSKDAFYASKLATARFYFARLLPRIHSLSASAKAGSECLYQLDAEQF
- a CDS encoding fatty acid--CoA ligase translates to MMATKIIPPADGAYAYPLLIKQLLLSGVRYGPGREIVYADKLRYSYQTLNQRIRRLANALTTAGVKAGDTVALLDWDSHRYLECFFAVPMIGAVLHTVNIRLSPDQVLFTMNHAEDDLVLVHDDFLPLVEQIQGQLNTVTGYLQLTDDIATQTSLPVLGEYENLLAGSADQYDFPDFDENSVATLFYTTGTTGAPKGVYFTHRQLVLHTLNAVGTLGVYQGLPLLRSDDVYMPITPMFHVHAWGVPYVATLMGIKQVYPGRYEPNSLVRLYREEKVTFSHCVPTLLQMILNCEEAQWTRFDGWKMLLGGSALTLGIASEASAKGMHVHSGYGMSETCPLLCLTYLRDEDLEQSTQAQLATRIKTGMPVPMVDLRIIDANGNDVAHDGESLGEIVVRAPWLTQGYLKAPEKGAELWHNGWLHTGDMASIDALGGVEIKDRIKDVIKTGGEWISSLELESLISEHQAVMSVAVVGIADEQWGERPMALVVCEPGQYLDRKMLEAHLQGFVERGRINKWAIPKQFKFVAEIPKTSVGKIDKKLIRQSESN
- a CDS encoding AraC family transcriptional regulator; this encodes MTLKTTWYETDSRFIPGHYQPATLIDLALSRDIDSHRLLRGTGLFHEDILAGQTRLSPQQFFGLINNSRRLLDADDSSFLFGQRLLPGHYGPASHALRHAQNLHQALDTLVQQQALLSPLATPRLVLDEKHAWFYWLDSCGAGEQWRFLLEASMTSIVAMSRSQSGQRLPWECSFSHAEPRYVEQYWVHLGEHTQFNRPLDLMRIPREYLTLAWPAASATASQVARQEAQGQIEQLGFASSFVDCLYRYLQTHIRQAPSLEQAAQAFAMSPATLKRKLQKHDTGFQQQVDRVRKHVALYLYQIKGFSNEEVAEYLSFNDAANFRRSFKRWTGSTPNLIRQLFTSG